In Vibrio japonicus, one DNA window encodes the following:
- a CDS encoding glutamate synthase subunit beta, producing the protein MGKPTGFLEHGRELPQKIDPAERIKNNKEFVLNEEFGNKINTQASRCMDCGVPFCHNGCPIGNIIPEFNDAVYRDSWEEAWNILSTTNNFPEFTGRVCPAPCESACVLGINQDPITICNIEKTIVETAYREGYAKPKTPRSRTGKTVAIIGSGPAGLAAAEQLNSAGHHVTVFERDEKVGGLLRFGIPDFKLSMEVIDRKINLMAEAGVEFKVNQHIGVDVNAQQLRQEFDVVLLTGGSTVPRDLPVPGRELNGVYFAMQFLAQNNRRANNMDLKGEEIHAAGKHVVVIGGGDTGSDCVGTSNRHGAASVTQVEIMPIPPEQRPANMPWPQYPMILRTSTSHEEGVDRHWNILTKEFIGNDKGEVTGLRIADIVWEEAKPGERPNFKEVEGSERVIPCDMAFLAMGFLHPEPTGVLAQLDIALDERGNVATQDFQTNQAGVFAAGDMRTGQSLVVRCINEGRECARSIDEYLMGNTNLEAKADSLMLSA; encoded by the coding sequence ATGGGTAAGCCTACTGGATTTTTAGAGCACGGTCGTGAGTTACCACAAAAGATCGACCCGGCTGAACGTATCAAGAACAACAAAGAGTTCGTTCTTAACGAAGAGTTTGGTAACAAGATCAATACACAGGCCTCACGTTGTATGGATTGTGGCGTGCCGTTTTGTCATAACGGCTGTCCAATCGGCAACATCATTCCAGAATTCAACGATGCGGTTTACCGCGACAGCTGGGAAGAAGCTTGGAACATTCTAAGTACCACCAACAACTTCCCAGAGTTTACGGGTCGCGTGTGCCCTGCTCCGTGTGAAAGCGCGTGTGTTTTGGGTATCAACCAAGACCCAATCACGATCTGTAATATCGAGAAAACCATCGTTGAAACCGCTTACCGTGAAGGTTATGCGAAGCCGAAAACGCCACGTTCTCGTACGGGAAAAACCGTCGCGATTATCGGCAGTGGCCCTGCTGGCCTAGCGGCGGCAGAGCAGCTAAACAGCGCGGGTCACCACGTGACAGTATTTGAGCGTGATGAAAAAGTCGGTGGTCTGCTGCGTTTTGGTATTCCAGACTTCAAATTGAGCATGGAAGTAATCGACCGCAAGATTAACCTAATGGCAGAAGCGGGTGTTGAGTTTAAAGTCAACCAGCACATCGGTGTTGACGTGAATGCGCAACAACTGCGTCAAGAGTTCGATGTCGTGCTACTGACTGGTGGTTCAACCGTACCTCGCGATCTACCAGTCCCAGGTCGTGAACTGAACGGCGTTTACTTTGCGATGCAGTTCCTGGCACAAAACAACCGCCGCGCCAACAACATGGACCTGAAAGGTGAAGAGATTCACGCTGCGGGTAAACATGTTGTGGTTATCGGTGGTGGTGATACCGGTTCTGACTGTGTGGGTACATCAAATCGTCACGGCGCGGCGAGTGTTACGCAAGTTGAGATCATGCCGATCCCACCAGAGCAACGCCCTGCCAATATGCCTTGGCCACAATACCCGATGATCCTTCGCACTTCGACGTCTCATGAAGAAGGTGTTGATCGTCATTGGAATATCCTGACTAAAGAGTTTATCGGTAACGATAAAGGCGAAGTAACGGGTCTGCGTATTGCGGATATCGTATGGGAAGAAGCAAAACCGGGTGAGCGTCCTAACTTCAAAGAAGTAGAAGGCAGCGAGCGCGTTATCCCATGTGACATGGCTTTCCTAGCGATGGGCTTCCTACACCCAGAGCCAACTGGCGTACTTGCTCAATTGGATATTGCCTTGGATGAGCGCGGCAACGTGGCAACTCAAGACTTCCAAACTAACCAAGCAGGTGTATTTGCCGCAGGTGATATGCGCACCGGTCAATCTTTGGTTGTGCGTTGTATCAATGAAGGTCGTGAGTGCGCGCGCTCGATCGATGAGTACCTAATGGGTAACACTAACCTGGAAGCTAAAGCAGATTCGCTTATGCTATCAGCTTAA
- the gltB gene encoding glutamate synthase large subunit, which translates to MALYNPSLEKDNCGFGLIAHMEGEPSHKLVRTAISALDRMTHRGGIAADGKTGDGCGLLLQKPDSYLRLIAEENGFNLGKQYAVGMIFFSPNPVKAQSSKDIINKELAKETLTVAGWRDVPTNADVLGPIALNSLPNIQQVFISAPAGWRERDIERRLYIARRRIEKQITEDKDFYICSLSTQVLVYKGLCMPADLPRFYLDLADLRMESAICLFHQRFSTNTQPRWPLAQPFRYLAHNGEINTIEGNRQWARARAYKFSSPLLPDLQTAAPFVNETGSDSSSLDNMLDLFLAGGMDVFRAMRMLVPPAWQNHPDMDPDLRAFYDFNSKHMEPWDGPAGIVLSDGRYAACNLDRNGLRPARYVITKDKLITLASEVGIWDYAPDEVAEKGRVGPGELLVIDTRRGKLWQSSEIDNDLKGRHPYREWMENNVHKLTPFRDLPDEQVGERSFDTDLLNTYQKQFAMTNEEVDQVLRVLGDMGQEAVGSMGDDTPMAVLSSKERLVTDYFRQKFAQVTNPPIDPLREMHVMSLATSIGQEMNVFCETDGHAHRVTFDSPVLLYSDMQQLLELADEHYRNTILDINYDPNEKDLKQAIDDLCDLATQVVREGTVLVVLSDRALVKGKLPIPAAMAVGAVQTRLAEENLRCDANIIVETATARDPHQFAVLLGFGATAVYPYLAYEALSKLIDDGALGKSYRDVMQNYQYGINKGLYKIMSKMGISTVASYRCSQLFEAVGLSQEVVDLCFTGVTTRIQGAGFEDFQQDLYNLSRKAWAKRKAIEHGGLLKYVHGGEYHAYNPDVVGTLQTAVKSGDISDYKHFAEQVNQRPIAMLRDMMALKKSDNPLPLEKIEPTTELFKRFDSAAMSIGALSPEAHEALAMAMNRLGGYSNSGEGGEDPRRFGTERNSRIKQIASGRFGVTPHYLTNADVLQIKVAQGAKPGEGGQLPGHKVTAEIAKLRYSVQGVTLISPPPHHDIYSIEDLAQLIFDLKQVNPDALVSVKLVSEPGVGTIATGVAKAYADLITISGYDGGTAASPLTSVKYAGCPWELGLAETQQALVANGLRHKIRLQVDGGLKTGLDVVKGAILGAESFGFGTAPMVAMGCKFLRICHLNNCATGVATQDETLRKEFFKGLPEMVINYFTGIAEEVRELLAELGVEKLTDLIGRTDLLETVNGMTAKQSKLDLSNILEAPVSPEGHPLFWTEPNHPFDKAELNHKIVEDALASVEARQSASFFYKVINTDRSVGARLSGEIAKRYGNQGMAASPIKIHLDGTAGQSFGVWNAGGVELYLTGDANDYVGKGMAGGKIVIKPHLGTAFKCNEATIIGNTCLYGATGGKLFAAGTAGERFGVRNSGTITVIEGAGDNACEYMTGGIVAILGATGVNFGAGMTGGFAYVLDQNEDFQGRTNNESVEAISLSDLYIHQEHLRGLIAEHLDETGSSHAEKILANFDEWIPKFYLVKPKAADLNTLLGHQSRSAAELRVQAQ; encoded by the coding sequence ATGGCTCTTTATAATCCAAGCCTTGAGAAAGATAACTGTGGATTTGGTTTGATTGCTCACATGGAAGGTGAACCAAGCCATAAACTGGTCCGTACAGCAATCTCAGCACTCGATCGAATGACCCACCGTGGCGGTATCGCAGCGGACGGTAAAACCGGTGATGGCTGTGGTCTGTTACTACAAAAGCCCGACTCATATTTACGCCTTATCGCGGAAGAAAACGGTTTCAACCTAGGTAAACAATACGCCGTAGGTATGATTTTCTTCAGCCCAAATCCAGTCAAGGCGCAATCATCAAAAGACATTATCAACAAAGAGTTAGCTAAAGAAACTCTGACCGTTGCAGGTTGGCGAGATGTCCCAACCAATGCCGATGTTTTAGGTCCTATCGCTCTAAATTCCTTACCAAACATCCAACAAGTTTTTATTTCTGCTCCTGCAGGATGGCGTGAGCGTGATATTGAACGCCGTTTGTACATCGCACGTCGACGCATTGAAAAACAAATCACAGAAGATAAAGATTTCTACATTTGTAGCCTTTCAACTCAGGTTCTTGTCTATAAAGGCCTGTGTATGCCAGCCGACTTACCGCGCTTCTATCTTGATTTGGCTGACTTACGCATGGAATCAGCTATCTGCTTGTTCCACCAGCGTTTTTCAACCAACACTCAGCCTCGTTGGCCATTGGCGCAACCGTTCCGTTATTTGGCGCACAACGGTGAAATCAATACCATCGAAGGTAACCGCCAATGGGCGCGAGCTAGAGCTTATAAGTTTTCATCTCCGCTGTTACCAGACTTACAAACAGCCGCTCCATTTGTGAACGAAACCGGCTCGGACTCGTCGAGCTTAGATAACATGCTCGATCTGTTCTTGGCTGGGGGTATGGACGTATTCCGAGCGATGCGTATGCTGGTTCCGCCTGCTTGGCAAAATCACCCAGATATGGACCCCGACTTGCGAGCGTTTTACGATTTCAACTCAAAACACATGGAGCCTTGGGATGGGCCTGCCGGTATTGTTTTATCAGACGGTCGCTACGCTGCGTGTAACCTAGATAGGAATGGTCTTCGCCCTGCTCGCTATGTCATAACAAAAGACAAGCTGATCACACTCGCGTCCGAAGTAGGCATTTGGGATTACGCCCCAGATGAAGTAGCAGAAAAAGGCCGAGTGGGACCGGGTGAACTTCTCGTGATTGATACCCGACGTGGCAAACTCTGGCAATCAAGTGAAATTGACAATGATCTTAAAGGTCGACATCCATACCGAGAGTGGATGGAGAATAATGTTCACAAGCTAACGCCATTTAGAGACCTACCTGACGAGCAAGTGGGTGAACGAAGCTTTGATACCGATCTGCTCAATACCTACCAAAAGCAGTTTGCGATGACGAACGAAGAGGTCGATCAGGTATTGCGCGTTCTTGGTGATATGGGACAAGAAGCGGTCGGCTCAATGGGTGACGATACCCCAATGGCAGTCCTGTCTTCTAAAGAGCGTTTAGTGACAGACTATTTCCGTCAGAAATTCGCTCAGGTCACGAACCCGCCTATCGATCCTTTGCGTGAAATGCATGTGATGTCACTTGCGACAAGTATCGGCCAGGAAATGAACGTATTTTGCGAAACCGACGGTCACGCACATCGAGTGACGTTCGATTCACCCGTTCTTCTATATTCAGACATGCAACAACTGCTGGAACTGGCTGATGAACACTATCGTAATACGATTCTCGACATCAATTATGATCCAAATGAGAAAGACCTCAAACAAGCCATTGACGACTTATGTGATCTGGCGACTCAGGTTGTCCGTGAAGGAACCGTCTTAGTTGTACTGTCAGACCGCGCTCTCGTGAAAGGTAAATTGCCTATTCCTGCTGCGATGGCAGTCGGTGCGGTTCAAACTCGCTTAGCTGAAGAAAACTTACGATGCGATGCAAACATCATCGTTGAAACCGCAACCGCGCGCGATCCTCACCAATTTGCTGTACTTCTAGGCTTTGGTGCAACCGCTGTCTATCCATATCTTGCCTATGAAGCACTCAGTAAGCTCATTGACGATGGGGCTTTGGGTAAGAGTTACCGCGATGTAATGCAGAACTACCAATACGGTATCAACAAAGGTCTGTATAAAATCATGTCCAAAATGGGCATCTCTACCGTTGCTTCATACCGATGCTCTCAACTCTTTGAAGCGGTGGGACTGAGTCAAGAAGTCGTTGACCTCTGCTTTACAGGTGTCACCACTCGTATTCAAGGTGCAGGCTTTGAAGACTTCCAACAAGATCTGTACAACTTATCTCGCAAAGCGTGGGCGAAACGCAAAGCGATTGAACATGGTGGCTTACTCAAATATGTTCACGGCGGTGAGTACCACGCCTATAACCCAGATGTGGTAGGCACATTACAAACGGCGGTGAAATCAGGCGACATCTCTGACTATAAACATTTCGCTGAACAAGTTAACCAGCGCCCTATCGCAATGCTGCGCGATATGATGGCACTCAAAAAGTCAGACAATCCACTGCCTTTAGAAAAGATCGAACCTACTACGGAATTATTCAAACGCTTTGACTCGGCAGCCATGTCGATTGGTGCGTTAAGCCCTGAAGCTCACGAAGCCTTGGCGATGGCGATGAACCGTTTAGGTGGTTACTCTAACTCTGGTGAAGGTGGCGAAGATCCACGCCGTTTCGGTACTGAGCGCAACTCACGTATTAAGCAGATCGCTTCTGGCCGTTTTGGGGTGACGCCTCACTACTTGACTAACGCCGACGTGTTACAGATTAAAGTCGCTCAAGGTGCAAAACCGGGCGAAGGTGGTCAGCTGCCTGGCCATAAAGTCACTGCCGAGATCGCGAAGCTACGCTATTCAGTGCAAGGTGTGACATTAATTTCACCTCCGCCGCACCACGACATTTATTCTATCGAAGACTTGGCTCAGCTGATTTTCGATTTGAAGCAAGTTAACCCTGATGCTCTAGTCTCTGTGAAATTGGTATCTGAACCAGGCGTCGGTACGATAGCGACTGGTGTTGCTAAAGCATACGCCGATCTTATCACTATCTCAGGTTACGATGGTGGTACAGCCGCAAGCCCGCTGACCTCGGTTAAATACGCAGGCTGTCCGTGGGAACTTGGTTTAGCAGAAACCCAGCAAGCTCTGGTTGCCAACGGGCTAAGGCATAAAATCCGCCTTCAGGTTGATGGTGGATTAAAAACTGGCCTAGACGTAGTAAAAGGCGCGATTCTGGGCGCAGAAAGTTTCGGTTTTGGTACTGCTCCAATGGTAGCGATGGGATGTAAATTCCTGCGAATTTGCCACCTGAACAACTGTGCAACGGGTGTTGCAACACAAGATGAAACGTTGCGTAAAGAGTTCTTTAAAGGCTTGCCTGAAATGGTGATTAACTACTTTACGGGTATTGCGGAAGAAGTTCGCGAATTACTGGCGGAGCTAGGGGTAGAAAAACTCACCGACTTAATTGGCCGAACCGACCTGCTTGAAACTGTAAACGGCATGACGGCGAAGCAATCTAAGCTCGACTTATCTAATATTCTCGAAGCACCTGTTTCGCCAGAAGGTCACCCTCTATTCTGGACAGAGCCAAACCATCCGTTTGATAAAGCGGAACTCAATCATAAAATCGTTGAAGATGCCTTAGCGTCAGTTGAAGCGCGTCAGTCAGCAAGTTTCTTCTACAAAGTCATCAACACTGACCGTTCTGTTGGTGCACGCCTTTCAGGTGAAATTGCCAAACGTTACGGCAACCAAGGTATGGCTGCATCGCCCATTAAAATCCACCTTGACGGTACTGCTGGTCAGTCATTCGGTGTATGGAACGCGGGTGGCGTAGAGCTTTACCTGACTGGCGATGCGAATGACTACGTTGGTAAAGGCATGGCTGGCGGTAAGATAGTTATCAAGCCTCACCTCGGTACTGCGTTCAAATGTAATGAAGCCACCATTATTGGTAACACCTGCTTGTACGGTGCGACCGGCGGCAAACTGTTTGCTGCAGGCACGGCAGGTGAACGATTTGGCGTGCGTAACTCTGGCACTATCACCGTGATCGAAGGTGCGGGTGACAATGCATGCGAATACATGACAGGCGGAATCGTCGCCATTCTTGGTGCCACAGGCGTTAACTTTGGTGCTGGTATGACTGGCGGTTTTGCTTATGTATTGGACCAAAATGAAGACTTCCAAGGTCGCACAAACAATGAATCCGTAGAAGCCATTTCACTGTCTGACCTATATATACATCAAGAACATTTGCGTGGACTAATTGCAGAGCACCTTGACGAAACAGGCTCTTCACACGCAGAAAAAATACTCGCGAACTTTGATGAATGGATTCCAAAGTTCTATCTGGTGAAACCGAAAGCAGCGGATCTCAATACGCTATTAGGTCATCAAAGTCGTAGCGCAGCAGAACTACGCGTTCAAGCACAGTAA